Within the Leptospira johnsonii genome, the region AAGAGAAATACTGCCCCAACCGCGGAAGATACAAAGGAAAAAACCTTTTATGCCAACTGGAGAGATACTGAACTTAATGATTTTCTAAAAGGGATGAGCGCGATCCTAAAGAAAAACATTCTTTTGGATGAAAGTTTAAAAGGTAAGAAGATCACGATCATCTCCCAAAAAGAGATCCCTGTCAAAAACGCATTTCCATTTATGAAGGCGGTTTTGGAATCCATGGGATTCGCGGTCGTGGAAGAAGTAGACCTGATCACTATCGTAAAATTGAAGGATGCACTTGCTAGATCTCCTTACGTGAGAGTGGGTAAAGATCCTATCCCAGAAACGGAAGCATTAGATAATCGTATTATTACACAGATCATTCCGGTAGAAAATGTAAAACCGGAAGAATTGGAACCGATCCTAAAAAGATTAACTTCTCCCAATACAGATATTATTGTTTATAGAAATACAAATACGATCGTTCTTTCCGGTTCTACCGCAGACATCAATAAATTACTCACTTTAGTAAACGAGTTGGATGTAAGACCGGATGAAACCAGTCCTGGAGCGATTGCCTCTGCTGGTGATGTTCATATTTATACATTAGAATTCAGTGAAGCGGAGAAGATTGCCGCGACTCTGATCAAATTAGATAATCCTATGGTAGGAGATCTTCCTATTCCAAGTGGAGCGCCTGGAGCTCCACCTCCACCTGCTCCTAAGGTAGAAAAGATTAAGGCAGTAGCTCATAAGGAGTCCAACTCGGTTATCGTTACAGCTACTGAAGCGGAATGGAACGAGATCCGTAAGATTATCCGAGTTCTGGACTCTGCAAGAAAGCAGGTCCTATTGGAGGTTTTGATCGTAGAACTCTCTTCCACCGATACGAATGACTTCGGTATCGACTGGAGATTCCAAGGACAGGGACCTTATAGCCAGTTCAATTCAGGACTTGCGAAAGAAGGTAATATTATCAACTCAAGCGGTAGGATCAATCCAAACCTGAACACGTTATCCGGCTTCTCTCTCGGTTTCGTACAAGCGGGTGCTCAACAGATCTTAGGGATTTTGAGTGCCAACCAAGGAAATGAGAATTTCAACGTATTATCCGCTCCTCAAGTATTGACCTTGGACAACCAAGAGGCGGAGATCAACGTAGGACAGGACGTTCCAGTCAGGACCCAAAGTCGTAACGCAGGTTTGGGCGGTGCAAACGCGGTGACAGTAGACAACTACGAATATCGT harbors:
- the gspD gene encoding type II secretion system secretin GspD, yielding MRKIDLRSRYLRNAAFAFLLLLSVNEGLLSQASKKGSKRNTAPTAEDTKEKTFYANWRDTELNDFLKGMSAILKKNILLDESLKGKKITIISQKEIPVKNAFPFMKAVLESMGFAVVEEVDLITIVKLKDALARSPYVRVGKDPIPETEALDNRIITQIIPVENVKPEELEPILKRLTSPNTDIIVYRNTNTIVLSGSTADINKLLTLVNELDVRPDETSPGAIASAGDVHIYTLEFSEAEKIAATLIKLDNPMVGDLPIPSGAPGAPPPPAPKVEKIKAVAHKESNSVIVTATEAEWNEIRKIIRVLDSARKQVLLEVLIVELSSTDTNDFGIDWRFQGQGPYSQFNSGLAKEGNIINSSGRINPNLNTLSGFSLGFVQAGAQQILGILSANQGNENFNVLSAPQVLTLDNQEAEINVGQDVPVRTQSRNAGLGGANAVTVDNYEYRPTGIKLKFTPHVNKNNRITLDLLQEIKNIASIALAGGNPTFNRREVKTTITIDNRQTIVIGGLISNDKQKRLIKIPLLGDIPYLGWIFRRTTEQLKKTNLMVFITPHILDNRELADKMTVKKKLQQERYEIERERVLNKEATIKERGE